The Lactuca sativa cultivar Salinas chromosome 2, Lsat_Salinas_v11, whole genome shotgun sequence genome includes a window with the following:
- the LOC111900300 gene encoding putative E3 ubiquitin-protein ligase SINA-like 9 translates to MADDRNQNIVRWLQASASMASTGNQDEAEIPIFSRIDNTLPRFFVESALRSQTVQPPRAPRRVYPSCMVDEAEDVIPLESDSDLGSEATPAGSEDEEEHYFGIEDDEGADGIAEWQHQNHHANASTPVGLSNSDGGLRSSSLVASPLPVVFTDPDLLDCPICLEPLCAPIYQCENGHIACSPCCRKSNLKCPSCYFPIGFNRCRAMEKVIESITVDCKNKAYGCRESLIYHMKAQHEQVCIHTVCFCPLSSCGYASSSQNLYDHFSTYHSSSATSFTFDTTFDPCLRRGQKYVILQERNEGVIFILNHEIHGHGRVFHVDCLGSNLFKTAFVYQLSVRCSEACFSMESVAEVWAKWEEHTPKKNYLTIPSSGYLLFNVEVCIKKAYPVV, encoded by the exons ATGGCAGACGACAGAAATCAAAACATCGTCAGGTGGCTTCAAGCTTCTGCTTCAATGGCGTCTACTGGCAACCAAGACGAGGCAGAGATTCCAATTTTCAGCAGAATAGATAATACTTTGCCGCGGTTCTTCGTCGAATCTGCACTGCGTTCGCAGACGGTTCAGCCACCGCGAGCGCCACGACGAGTCTATCCGTCTTGTATGGTGGATGAAGCGGAGGATGTGATTCCGCTGGAATCAGATTCCGATTTGGGCTCAGAAGCGACTCCGGCGGGAAGCGAGGATGAAGAGGAGCATTATTTTGGAATCGAAGATGATGAAGGGGCGGACGGTATAGCGGAGTGGCAACATCAGAATCACCATGCTAATGCTTCTACTCCGGTAGGACTATCAAATTCTGATGGCGGATTAAGGAGTTCTAGCCTGGTTGCATCGCCGCTTCCGGTGGTGTTCACCGATCCAGACCTGCTCGATTGCCCGATCTGCCTGGAACCATTGTGCGCCCCAATCTACCAG TGTGAGAATGGGCACATAGCATGCTCCCCGTGTTGCAGGAAATCGAACCTCAAGTGTCCTTCATGCTACTTCCCAATTGGCTTCAATCGTTGTCGAGCTATGGAGAAAGTAATCGAATCAATCACAGTAGACTGTAAAAACAAGGCGTATGGATGCAGAGAGTCATTGATTTACCACATGAAAGCTCAACATGAACAAGTATGTATCCATACAGTATGTTTCTGTCCCCTTTCATCCTGCGGCTATGCGAGTTCTTCCCAGAATCTTTACGACCATTTCAGCACCTATCATTCATCTTCTGCTACTTCTTTCACCTTTGACACCACCTTTGATCCTTGTCTCAGAAGAGGTCAAAAGTATGTAATTCTTCAAGAACGGAATGAAGGGGTGATCTTCATTCTCAACCATGAGATTCATGGACATGGAAGGGTTTTCCATGTTGATTGCTTAGGATCAAATTTATTTAAGACTGCTTTTGTGTATCAACTTAGTGTAAGATGCTCGGAGGCATGTTTCTCGATGGAGAGTGTAGCAGAGGTGTGGGCAAAGTGGGAAGaacatacccccaaaaagaaCTATCTAACCATCCCTTCTTCTGGATACTTGCTGTTTAACGTAGAAGTATGCATAAAGAAGGCTTATCCGGTTGTATAA